Proteins from a genomic interval of Micromonospora sp. NBC_00389:
- a CDS encoding immunity protein YezG family protein, producing the protein MPDGRDSDIITRIGQILMSILPDNAATITVNGEADIDYANAALELRGLDGTVFYFGWDDNPDEAVDEIADLLIDLRQVMAEDGSEPWYGFTMAVQSDGTFEVDFSYEPPTD; encoded by the coding sequence GTGCCCGACGGTCGTGACAGCGACATCATCACTAGGATCGGGCAGATCCTCATGTCGATCCTGCCCGACAACGCGGCAACAATCACCGTCAACGGTGAAGCCGACATTGACTACGCCAACGCTGCCCTAGAGCTCCGGGGCCTCGACGGCACTGTGTTCTATTTTGGATGGGACGACAACCCCGACGAGGCCGTCGACGAGATCGCCGACCTGCTCATCGACCTGCGGCAAGTGATGGCCGAAGACGGCAGCGAGCCGTGGTACGGGTTCACCATGGCCGTACAGAGTGACGGCACCTTCGAGGTCGACTTCTCGTACGAGCCCCCAACTGACTGA
- the pdxR gene encoding MocR-like pyridoxine biosynthesis transcription factor PdxR, which produces MGRTRTNSSTAEDLLIDVDRSAAEPLHRQIAASIRGGIRAGRLRLGTSLPPTRTIAADLGVSRGVVVEAYQQLVAEGYLTSRAGGYTQVAVEPIPTPAGRRGGDRPAPRIDFGYGRTDVSSFPRAAWLRSVRTVLTTTPNEHFAYLDGRGVPELHAALTDYLNRVRGTSARPENVVICSGYGQGVALLLQVLAARGARRLAVEDPSADDDARLVAAAAGLDVIGVPVGPNGILVEELEQTDADAVVLTPSHQWPTGGVLSATARARVIGWAQRRRAVVIEDDYDAEYRYDRSPIGAMQGLAPDTVVYCGTASKTLAPGLRLGWLLAPSHLVDEITAAKVLADRGSPVIDQLTFADFLTRGEFDRHLRPMRPVYRRRRDALLAALRRRLPELEPVGVAAGQHVVTWLPHDLDEAAVVAAAARHGLAVQGVSRYRLSPAGPGGLIFGYATLTERAITDGVEALADAVAEVRAHICREPRYTP; this is translated from the coding sequence ATGGGCCGAACCAGGACCAATTCGAGCACGGCGGAGGACCTGCTCATCGATGTCGACCGGTCCGCGGCCGAACCGCTGCACCGGCAGATCGCCGCCTCGATCCGGGGCGGCATCCGGGCCGGCCGGTTGCGTCTTGGGACGTCCCTGCCACCCACCCGCACCATCGCAGCCGATCTTGGAGTGTCACGCGGCGTCGTGGTCGAGGCCTACCAGCAACTCGTCGCCGAGGGCTACCTCACCAGTCGGGCGGGCGGCTACACCCAGGTCGCGGTCGAGCCGATTCCGACGCCGGCGGGTCGCCGCGGCGGAGATCGGCCGGCCCCCCGGATCGACTTCGGGTACGGCCGCACCGACGTGTCGTCGTTCCCCCGGGCCGCCTGGCTGCGTTCGGTGCGAACGGTCCTCACCACCACGCCGAACGAACACTTCGCCTACCTCGACGGGCGTGGCGTGCCCGAACTGCACGCAGCCCTGACCGACTACCTCAACCGGGTCCGCGGCACGTCGGCCCGCCCGGAGAACGTCGTGATCTGCAGTGGCTACGGCCAGGGCGTCGCGCTGCTGCTCCAGGTGCTCGCGGCGCGCGGCGCCCGCCGGCTGGCCGTCGAGGACCCATCCGCGGACGACGACGCCCGCCTTGTCGCGGCCGCGGCCGGCCTGGACGTGATCGGCGTCCCGGTCGGGCCGAACGGCATTCTCGTCGAGGAGCTCGAACAGACCGACGCGGACGCCGTCGTGCTGACGCCCTCGCACCAGTGGCCCACCGGCGGGGTCCTGTCGGCCACTGCGCGGGCCCGGGTGATCGGCTGGGCGCAGCGTCGCCGCGCCGTGGTGATCGAGGACGACTACGACGCGGAGTACCGCTACGACCGTTCGCCCATCGGCGCCATGCAGGGGCTGGCGCCCGACACCGTCGTGTACTGCGGCACAGCGAGCAAGACCCTGGCGCCAGGGCTGCGCCTCGGCTGGCTGCTGGCGCCGTCACACCTGGTCGACGAAATCACGGCGGCCAAGGTGCTGGCCGACCGCGGCTCTCCCGTCATCGACCAACTGACCTTCGCCGACTTCCTCACCCGCGGCGAATTCGACCGGCACCTGCGGCCCATGCGCCCGGTCTACCGCCGCCGCCGCGACGCACTCCTGGCCGCGCTGCGCAGACGGCTGCCCGAACTGGAACCGGTCGGTGTCGCGGCGGGCCAACACGTCGTAACCTGGCTCCCGCACGACCTCGACGAGGCCGCAGTCGTGGCTGCCGCCGCCCGGCACGGGCTGGCCGTGCAAGGCGTCTCCCGGTACCGACTGAGCCCCGCCGGACCCGGCGGGCTGATCTTCGGCTACGCCACCCTCACCGAACGCGCCATCACAGACGGAGTGGAAGCCCTTGCCGACGCGGTCGCAGAGGTCCGCGCCCACATCTGCCGCGAGCCGCGCTACACACCGTGA
- a CDS encoding FAD-binding oxidoreductase — MTTATSRRFDGRLLTPGDPGYDAARTVWNAMIDRRPRMIVRAASVTDVVTAVRLARELDLEIGVRCGGHNVAGLAVPANGLMIDLTPLNGVRVDPIRRRARVQGGALLGALDRASQPYGLATTAGNVSHTGVGGLTLGGGMGWLARQHGLACDNVVSYTMVTADGEVVTASRTENPDLYWGLRGGGGNFGIVTDFDFQLHHTGTQTLVAEFDFRAEDAVPVLEGWRDLNAVAPRQATFTADVHSTASGPVATVGFVWVGEPAQGHRLLPAMRALGRPVAERVTTPSYLELQQRDDTTGGHAYRRYSSAHYLRQFPTAAIEAFLLRGASDLQAGTYLPGVGLQAHGGAIADVADADAAFSHRGTTFEFGAGSRWTEPSEDDTRMAAARTAGAALDPYADGVYVNSLAADEGQRGVRRAYPAAKLARLTALKTIWDPHNVFHLNHNIRPSHA, encoded by the coding sequence ATGACGACAGCGACCAGCCGCCGCTTCGACGGCCGCCTTCTCACCCCGGGCGACCCGGGTTACGACGCGGCCCGCACCGTCTGGAACGCCATGATTGACCGCCGCCCGCGGATGATCGTGCGGGCCGCGAGCGTCACCGACGTGGTGACTGCGGTGCGCCTGGCCCGCGAACTCGACCTGGAGATCGGGGTGCGCTGCGGCGGGCACAACGTGGCCGGCCTCGCCGTCCCCGCGAACGGCCTGATGATCGACCTGACCCCGTTGAACGGCGTTCGGGTCGACCCGATCCGGCGGCGCGCCCGGGTCCAGGGCGGCGCGCTGCTCGGCGCACTCGACCGGGCGTCGCAGCCATACGGCCTCGCCACGACCGCGGGTAACGTCTCGCACACCGGAGTCGGCGGCCTGACCCTCGGCGGCGGCATGGGCTGGCTCGCCCGCCAACACGGGTTGGCCTGCGACAACGTCGTCTCCTACACGATGGTCACCGCCGACGGGGAGGTTGTGACCGCGAGCCGAACCGAGAACCCCGACCTCTACTGGGGCCTGCGCGGCGGGGGCGGCAACTTCGGCATCGTCACCGACTTCGATTTCCAACTGCACCACACCGGAACGCAGACCTTGGTCGCCGAGTTCGATTTCCGCGCCGAGGACGCCGTGCCGGTGCTCGAAGGCTGGCGGGACCTCAACGCCGTCGCGCCGCGGCAGGCGACCTTCACCGCCGATGTCCACAGCACGGCCAGCGGCCCTGTCGCCACCGTCGGCTTCGTATGGGTCGGCGAACCTGCACAGGGTCACCGGTTGCTGCCGGCGATGCGCGCACTCGGGCGCCCGGTCGCCGAGCGGGTCACCACCCCGTCATACCTCGAACTCCAGCAACGCGACGACACCACCGGCGGCCACGCCTACCGCCGGTACTCCAGCGCGCACTACCTGCGGCAGTTCCCCACCGCCGCGATCGAGGCGTTCCTGCTGCGCGGCGCGTCGGACCTGCAGGCCGGCACCTACCTGCCCGGCGTCGGCCTGCAGGCGCACGGCGGCGCCATTGCCGACGTCGCCGACGCCGACGCCGCGTTCAGCCACCGCGGCACCACGTTCGAGTTCGGCGCCGGCTCCCGCTGGACCGAGCCATCCGAAGACGACACCCGGATGGCAGCGGCTCGCACTGCCGGAGCCGCGCTCGACCCGTACGCCGACGGCGTCTACGTCAACTCGCTCGCCGCCGACGAGGGGCAACGCGGGGTACGCCGTGCGTACCCGGCCGCCAAGCTCGCCAGGCTCACCGCCCTCAAGACCATCTGGGACCCGCACAACGTCTTCCACCTCAACCACAACATCCGGCCCAGCCACGCCTGA
- a CDS encoding RNA polymerase subunit sigma-70, with translation MMSADMRLEELGVSGLGEVDEPAFSGLAERHRRELHVHCYRMLGSFEDAEDTVQETFLRAWRRRETFEGRSTFRAWLYRIATNACLDLLAKCRPEPATGGEVLWLQPYPDRLLDELPAGDADEPETVAVARETIELAYLVAVQHLAPRPRAVLILRDVLGWPAKDVAELLGDSVNSVNSALQRARAGMRKHLPAERQDWTGGEEDAGTRELVRRFTDASVAKDIDGLAAMLRDDVRYSMPPTPGLHVGRDTVVNDWVEDGFADMGRLRGVLTAVNRQPAVAFYLWREQEGAYLPLTIDVLRVTGGAITEIVTFHDDQFPRLGLPERLPADGTE, from the coding sequence GTGATGAGCGCGGACATGCGGCTGGAGGAGCTGGGCGTGAGCGGGTTGGGCGAGGTCGACGAGCCGGCGTTCTCGGGTCTGGCGGAGCGGCACCGGCGGGAGTTGCACGTGCACTGCTACCGGATGCTCGGATCGTTCGAGGATGCCGAGGACACCGTGCAGGAGACGTTCCTTCGTGCCTGGCGGCGGCGGGAGACCTTCGAGGGGCGGTCGACGTTCCGGGCCTGGCTGTACCGGATCGCCACCAACGCCTGCCTGGACCTGCTCGCCAAGTGCCGCCCGGAGCCTGCGACCGGCGGCGAGGTGCTGTGGCTGCAGCCCTACCCGGACCGGCTGCTCGACGAGCTGCCCGCGGGCGACGCGGACGAGCCGGAGACCGTCGCCGTCGCGCGAGAGACGATCGAGCTGGCGTACCTGGTCGCAGTCCAGCACCTCGCGCCGCGCCCGCGGGCCGTGCTGATCCTGCGGGACGTGCTCGGCTGGCCGGCGAAGGACGTCGCGGAGCTCCTCGGGGACTCAGTCAACTCCGTGAACAGCGCGCTGCAGCGGGCCCGCGCCGGCATGCGGAAGCACCTGCCCGCCGAGCGGCAGGACTGGACCGGCGGCGAGGAGGACGCCGGGACGCGCGAGCTGGTGCGCCGCTTCACCGACGCGAGCGTGGCCAAGGACATCGACGGGCTCGCCGCCATGCTGCGGGACGACGTCCGCTACTCGATGCCGCCCACGCCGGGCCTGCACGTTGGCCGCGACACGGTGGTGAACGACTGGGTCGAGGATGGCTTCGCAGACATGGGGCGCCTGCGGGGCGTTCTGACCGCCGTGAACCGGCAGCCCGCCGTCGCCTTCTACCTCTGGCGGGAGCAGGAGGGCGCGTACCTGCCGCTGACGATCGACGTCCTGCGCGTCACCGGCGGGGCGATCACCGAGATCGTCACGTTCCACGACGACCAGTTCCCGCGGCTCGGGCTGCCGGAGCGCCTGCCGGCGGACGGCACGGAGTAG
- a CDS encoding DUF6069 family protein, which produces MNSMNDNGVVAGPASGQTSHTHRLRGLAGTGFIATLAAMVATTLAAALAQAVGVDFEIPDGGETIPLSGFTVVTGFFSVVGIVIAVALLRWSARPAERFVWTAVSLTAISLVPPLVSGANTATTIALLGLHLVPATVMIPTLARSLRTRTD; this is translated from the coding sequence ATGAACAGCATGAATGACAACGGGGTCGTCGCAGGCCCGGCATCGGGCCAGACCAGCCACACCCACCGACTCCGCGGGCTCGCCGGCACCGGCTTCATTGCCACGCTCGCAGCGATGGTGGCCACCACTCTCGCCGCTGCGCTTGCCCAGGCCGTTGGCGTCGACTTCGAGATCCCCGATGGTGGCGAGACGATCCCGTTGTCCGGGTTCACCGTGGTGACCGGCTTCTTCTCGGTCGTGGGCATCGTCATTGCCGTCGCTCTTCTTCGTTGGAGCGCTCGCCCCGCCGAGCGATTCGTGTGGACGGCAGTGTCGCTGACCGCGATCTCGTTGGTCCCGCCTCTCGTCTCCGGGGCAAACACCGCCACCACCATCGCCCTCCTCGGGCTACACCTCGTCCCTGCGACGGTGATGATCCCCACCCTGGCGCGGAGCCTCCGCACCCGGACCGACTGA
- a CDS encoding IS110 family transposase yields MSINPNPTAMRVTAGVDWAKDDHAVCVLGDQGEVLDRFTVPHDAAGLKRMAARLLRAGVEQVGIERGDGPVVQTLMRAGLTVYVIPPGQVKNLRSRYGSAGNKDDRFDAYVLADVVRTDVRRLRPMVVDSEQTTALRGSVRARRDLVTHRVAAANQLRAHLQIVFPAAATLFADIDSPITLTFLGRFTTQQAADWLSPKRLAVWLRSVSYSGGVDPAVLHARLLAAPRGVTGEPAGIHAGTTTALVAVLRTLTAQIQILAASIGEQLDAHPDAPIFTSLPRSGSVRAARLLAEIGDARGRFPTRESLTCLAGVAPSTRQSGKVKTVMLRWGADKQLRDALCDFAGDSRRANPWAADLYAKATARGCDHPHAVRILARAWAHIIWRCWQDNVPYNPATHGTLQTLLNQNQPTAA; encoded by the coding sequence GTGAGTATCAACCCCAACCCCACTGCCATGCGCGTCACGGCGGGGGTGGACTGGGCCAAGGACGACCACGCCGTCTGCGTGCTCGGCGATCAAGGGGAGGTCCTGGACCGGTTCACCGTGCCGCACGACGCGGCCGGGTTGAAGCGGATGGCCGCCCGGCTGCTGCGCGCCGGTGTCGAGCAGGTCGGCATCGAACGCGGCGACGGACCGGTGGTCCAGACCCTGATGCGGGCCGGACTGACCGTGTACGTGATCCCGCCCGGTCAGGTGAAGAACCTGCGCAGCCGGTACGGATCGGCCGGGAACAAGGACGACCGATTCGACGCCTACGTCCTGGCCGACGTGGTCCGCACCGACGTCCGCCGGCTGCGACCCATGGTTGTCGACAGCGAGCAGACCACCGCGCTGCGCGGCAGCGTCCGCGCCCGCCGAGACCTCGTCACCCACCGGGTCGCCGCAGCCAACCAGCTGCGGGCACACCTGCAGATCGTGTTCCCCGCCGCCGCAACGCTGTTCGCCGACATCGACTCGCCGATCACTCTGACCTTCCTGGGCCGGTTCACCACCCAGCAGGCCGCGGACTGGCTCTCGCCCAAACGCCTCGCCGTCTGGCTGCGCTCCGTCTCATACAGCGGAGGCGTTGACCCGGCCGTGCTGCACGCCCGGCTGCTTGCCGCACCCCGCGGCGTCACCGGCGAGCCCGCCGGCATCCACGCGGGCACCACCACCGCGCTGGTCGCCGTCCTGCGAACCCTGACAGCCCAGATCCAGATCCTGGCCGCCAGCATCGGCGAACAACTCGACGCACATCCCGACGCGCCGATCTTCACGTCCCTGCCCCGCTCCGGCAGCGTCCGGGCCGCCCGGCTGCTCGCCGAAATCGGCGACGCCCGCGGACGGTTCCCCACCCGCGAATCGCTGACCTGCCTCGCCGGGGTCGCCCCCTCGACCCGACAATCGGGCAAGGTCAAGACCGTCATGCTCCGCTGGGGCGCCGACAAACAACTGCGCGACGCCCTCTGCGATTTCGCCGGCGACTCCCGCCGCGCCAACCCCTGGGCCGCCGATCTATACGCAAAAGCAACCGCCCGCGGCTGCGACCACCCCCACGCCGTCCGCATCCTCGCCCGCGCCTGGGCACACATCATCTGGCGCTGCTGGCAGGACAACGTCCCCTACAACCCAGCCACCCACGGCACCCTCCAAACCCTCCTCAACCAAAACCAACCAACAGCCGCCTGA
- a CDS encoding NAD(+)/NADH kinase, whose protein sequence is MGERQVTFGLVVHPSKPVLDSVNVIKRFVHQYGGTLLVREADAPLVGPDIEAVAAAAFVDRLDAVVSLGGDGTMLGAMRLVVGRDKPVLGVNYGKVGFLVEVSPAGLEAALDRLVVGDYTLEPHSCLEIITNDDGVTAFNDVVVTASEPLVSMTVDLLVNGSRHGYYCGDAVIACTPTGSTAYNYAAGGPVISPSAPSIALTPVAPMTGISRSVVLGGKDGVELYNPSEDASLRITADGTPVGMLRPGGGLKLRLNEDAVNVVRFDPGIHQQRKRVQLSLLDLPLRPDQLLELVPPELRERAEQFRAEQARLEQAHPGRPPTVSGTPRKAGRTEP, encoded by the coding sequence ATGGGGGAGCGGCAGGTCACGTTTGGGTTGGTGGTTCACCCGTCCAAGCCGGTCCTCGACTCGGTAAATGTCATCAAGCGCTTCGTGCATCAGTATGGCGGCACCTTGCTTGTGCGGGAGGCAGATGCGCCGCTGGTCGGGCCAGATATCGAGGCGGTCGCCGCCGCCGCGTTCGTCGACCGCCTGGACGCGGTGGTGAGCCTGGGCGGCGATGGGACGATGCTTGGCGCCATGCGCTTGGTCGTGGGGCGGGACAAGCCGGTCCTCGGGGTCAACTACGGCAAGGTCGGCTTCCTCGTTGAGGTCTCTCCCGCCGGCCTGGAAGCGGCGTTGGACCGCCTCGTAGTCGGCGACTACACGCTGGAACCCCACAGTTGTTTGGAAATCATCACCAACGACGACGGCGTTACCGCCTTCAACGACGTCGTGGTAACGGCGTCCGAGCCGCTGGTGAGCATGACAGTCGACTTGCTCGTCAACGGCTCGCGGCACGGCTACTACTGCGGCGACGCTGTCATCGCATGCACCCCGACGGGCTCGACGGCCTACAACTACGCCGCCGGCGGGCCGGTCATCTCACCGTCTGCACCGTCGATCGCGCTAACCCCGGTTGCACCCATGACGGGCATCAGTCGGTCGGTCGTGCTAGGCGGCAAAGACGGCGTGGAGCTGTACAACCCGTCGGAGGATGCGTCGTTGCGCATAACGGCCGACGGGACGCCTGTCGGTATGCTCAGGCCCGGCGGCGGGCTGAAGTTGCGCCTCAACGAAGACGCGGTCAACGTCGTACGGTTCGATCCGGGTATCCACCAGCAGCGCAAACGAGTCCAGCTGAGTCTGCTCGACCTTCCGCTGCGCCCCGACCAGCTGCTCGAGCTCGTTCCGCCCGAGCTGCGGGAACGGGCCGAACAGTTCAGGGCCGAGCAGGCCAGACTCGAGCAGGCTCATCCCGGCCGACCGCCGACCGTTTCGGGCACGCCCCGCAAGGCCGGGCGTACTGAGCCGTGA
- a CDS encoding VOC family protein has product MTVQITAGQFHAADGVEDWRCLYHVVSAHFPTGSLARGVALVDEIGRLADEAQHQYLNIDLRNAGVTVTLSLRDIALARRISAAAKKLDIPADPTAVQLINVTLDALVGAEVLPFWRALLGYRQIGDDYLFDPSRRGPGFGLQQMNGARPQRNRMHLDVAVPHDQAKARIAAALAAGGRLVSDAHAPMWWVLADAEGNEVCVATWVGRE; this is encoded by the coding sequence ATGACTGTGCAGATCACGGCTGGGCAGTTCCATGCGGCCGACGGTGTCGAGGACTGGCGTTGCCTCTACCACGTGGTCTCGGCCCATTTCCCGACCGGCTCGCTGGCCAGGGGCGTCGCGCTCGTCGATGAGATCGGCCGGCTCGCAGACGAGGCACAGCATCAGTATCTCAACATCGACCTGCGCAACGCCGGCGTCACAGTGACCCTGAGTCTGCGCGACATCGCGCTTGCCCGGCGGATCTCGGCGGCCGCCAAGAAACTGGACATCCCTGCCGACCCGACCGCCGTTCAGCTCATCAACGTCACCCTCGACGCACTCGTCGGCGCGGAAGTGCTGCCGTTCTGGCGTGCGCTGCTCGGCTATCGCCAGATCGGCGACGACTACCTGTTCGACCCGTCGCGCCGAGGCCCGGGCTTCGGGTTGCAGCAAATGAACGGGGCGCGCCCACAACGCAACCGCATGCACCTCGATGTCGCTGTCCCGCACGATCAGGCCAAGGCTCGCATCGCCGCCGCCCTTGCCGCCGGCGGCCGCCTGGTCTCCGATGCGCACGCGCCGATGTGGTGGGTACTGGCCGACGCCGAAGGCAATGAGGTGTGCGTCGCCACCTGGGTCGGCCGCGAATAG
- a CDS encoding amylo-alpha-1,6-glucosidase produces the protein MSAKLVRILDGNIFVLSYDSGDIEATPTVPCGFFSFDTRFLSLWQLSVNGERLHALAVDDSRYFVVRFFLVPGAPTHYLDAKVSVIRERSIAGSFKERLSILNHSEEPAEFTVRVEADSDFTPLIAVAQPQQPVGRIHRRVEDGFLHLGYEREKFRRETVISTTEPAQIDEHGLTYKILVGPHGQWTTTLQVRGLVLRPDGEDVREHVYPGRPRRSEQQLQRDLDQWLDKAPQLTCDWEPLTRTYRRSLVDLAALRYSPLTLPKVAMPAAGLPWSATLTGREPIFASLQAMPFTPELAMATLRMLGIDQGSVLDDFRDEEPGKILHEFRYGELVAFEKRPQSPYYGSADVTPLYVILLDEYERWTGDAALVHEFEDEARAALHWIGEYGDIMGNGYIWYQRRNEVNGLENQCWKDSWDAISYRDGRLPGLPRATCELQGYAYDAKIRGARLAREFWNDPAYADRLEREAAELKERFNRDFWVEDGEYYALALDADGGQVDALSSNIGHLLWSGIVDQSRAAKIAEHLLGPRLFSGWGVRTLAKGEARYNPLGYHVGTVWPFDNSFIAWGLRRYGFTQEAAHIAQGIIDAAEFFDGRLPEAFGGYDRELTRNPVQYPTADSPQAGSTGAPLLLLRTVLGLEPYGDDLVVAPALPEKFSRIELLDIPGRWGLIDAIGYV, from the coding sequence ATGAGTGCGAAGCTCGTCAGGATCCTGGACGGCAACATCTTCGTGTTGAGCTATGACAGTGGCGACATCGAAGCGACGCCCACCGTCCCGTGCGGGTTCTTCTCGTTCGACACCCGATTCCTGTCGCTCTGGCAGCTGAGCGTCAACGGTGAGCGGCTGCACGCGCTGGCGGTGGACGACTCGCGGTATTTCGTAGTGCGTTTCTTCCTGGTTCCGGGCGCTCCGACCCATTACCTGGACGCCAAGGTGTCGGTCATCCGTGAACGGTCGATCGCTGGCAGCTTCAAGGAGCGGTTGAGCATCCTCAACCACTCCGAAGAACCGGCCGAGTTCACCGTCCGCGTCGAGGCGGACTCCGACTTCACGCCTCTGATCGCGGTCGCGCAGCCGCAGCAGCCAGTGGGAAGGATCCACCGGCGTGTCGAGGACGGGTTCCTGCATCTCGGCTACGAGCGTGAGAAGTTCCGGCGCGAGACGGTCATCTCCACGACCGAGCCGGCGCAGATCGACGAACACGGGCTGACGTACAAGATCCTCGTCGGACCGCACGGACAGTGGACCACAACACTGCAGGTCCGAGGACTGGTGCTGCGTCCGGACGGCGAGGATGTTCGTGAACATGTGTATCCCGGCCGCCCCAGGCGAAGCGAGCAGCAACTCCAGCGGGACCTCGACCAGTGGCTCGATAAGGCGCCGCAACTGACGTGTGACTGGGAGCCGCTGACGAGGACGTATCGGCGTAGCCTCGTCGACCTTGCGGCGTTGCGGTACTCGCCCCTGACGCTCCCGAAGGTGGCGATGCCCGCCGCCGGCCTGCCGTGGTCCGCGACCCTCACTGGGCGTGAACCCATCTTTGCCAGCCTGCAGGCGATGCCCTTCACCCCGGAGCTCGCCATGGCCACGTTGCGCATGCTGGGGATCGATCAGGGCTCCGTGCTGGACGACTTCCGCGACGAGGAGCCGGGAAAGATCCTGCACGAGTTCCGCTACGGCGAGCTGGTCGCGTTCGAAAAACGCCCGCAGTCGCCGTACTACGGCAGCGCGGACGTCACCCCGCTCTACGTGATCCTGCTCGACGAGTACGAGCGGTGGACCGGAGATGCCGCCCTGGTGCATGAGTTCGAAGACGAGGCGCGGGCGGCTCTGCACTGGATCGGCGAGTACGGCGACATCATGGGCAACGGCTACATCTGGTACCAGCGCCGCAACGAGGTCAATGGCCTGGAAAACCAGTGCTGGAAGGACTCCTGGGACGCGATCTCCTACCGCGACGGCAGGCTGCCCGGCCTGCCCCGCGCCACCTGCGAGTTGCAGGGCTACGCCTACGACGCCAAGATCCGCGGCGCCCGCCTGGCCCGCGAGTTCTGGAACGACCCGGCGTACGCCGACCGCCTCGAACGGGAAGCCGCCGAGCTCAAGGAACGGTTCAACCGGGACTTCTGGGTGGAGGACGGCGAATACTACGCACTCGCTCTCGACGCCGACGGCGGCCAGGTCGACGCGCTGTCCTCCAACATCGGCCACCTGCTGTGGAGCGGCATCGTCGACCAGTCCCGAGCCGCGAAGATCGCCGAACACCTCCTCGGCCCCCGACTGTTCTCCGGCTGGGGCGTCCGCACCCTCGCGAAGGGAGAGGCCCGATACAACCCCCTCGGCTACCACGTCGGCACCGTCTGGCCCTTCGACAACTCCTTCATCGCCTGGGGACTACGCCGCTACGGCTTCACCCAGGAAGCCGCGCACATCGCCCAGGGCATCATCGACGCAGCCGAATTCTTCGACGGTCGACTGCCAGAGGCCTTCGGCGGTTACGACCGCGAGCTGACGAGGAACCCCGTCCAGTACCCGACGGCGGACAGCCCTCAGGCCGGGTCCACCGGTGCGCCACTCCTGTTGTTGCGAACCGTGCTCGGCTTGGAGCCGTACGGGGATGACCTGGTGGTGGCGCCGGCCCTGCCCGAGAAATTCAGTCGGATCGAGCTGCTCGACATTCCCGGCAGGTGGGGTCTGATCGACGCCATTGGATACGTCTAA
- a CDS encoding SCP2 sterol-binding domain-containing protein, with amino-acid sequence MSDATSEFFDELDHRGSERLLRKTNGTIRFDLEHDHGIDHWLVTIINGDVQVSREKRDADCVIRTDNAFFDRMARGEEKPLPAWLRNEITSEGKFRFIVLLERLFPGSPGARHPRTFARERGGHR; translated from the coding sequence ATGTCGGATGCGACCAGTGAGTTCTTCGACGAACTCGACCACCGCGGGTCCGAACGCCTGCTGAGGAAGACCAACGGCACCATACGCTTCGACCTCGAACACGATCACGGGATCGACCATTGGCTCGTCACCATCATCAATGGTGATGTTCAGGTGTCGAGGGAGAAGCGCGACGCCGACTGCGTCATCCGTACCGACAACGCGTTCTTCGACCGCATGGCCCGCGGCGAGGAGAAACCGTTGCCGGCGTGGCTGCGGAACGAGATCACGAGCGAAGGCAAATTTCGGTTCATAGTCCTGCTGGAGCGGCTCTTTCCCGGGTCGCCCGGCGCGCGCCATCCGCGGACCTTTGCCCGCGAACGTGGGGGGCATAGATGA
- a CDS encoding SCP2 sterol-binding domain-containing protein has product MSDPTAEFFDGLDHRGHEPLLQEATGTIRFDLEHDHGVDRWFVVIQQGDVRVSREEREADSVVRVDKGLFDRIVSGEENLYAAWVRNELRAEGEVRLARLIQRAFPGPPGAHHPRMFAWERRRQA; this is encoded by the coding sequence ATGTCGGATCCTACGGCGGAGTTCTTCGACGGGCTCGACCACCGCGGCCACGAACCCCTGCTCCAGGAGGCCACCGGCACCATACGCTTCGATCTCGAACACGATCACGGGGTCGACCGTTGGTTCGTGGTGATCCAGCAGGGTGATGTCCGCGTTTCGAGAGAGGAGCGCGAGGCCGACTCGGTCGTCCGCGTCGACAAGGGGCTCTTCGACCGGATCGTCAGCGGCGAGGAGAACCTGTACGCGGCGTGGGTGCGTAACGAACTCAGGGCCGAGGGCGAGGTGCGGCTGGCCCGCCTCATTCAGCGAGCCTTCCCGGGGCCGCCTGGCGCGCACCACCCGCGGATGTTCGCCTGGGAGCGGAGACGGCAGGCATGA